A window of Polaribacter litorisediminis contains these coding sequences:
- a CDS encoding protein-export chaperone SecB has protein sequence MENSEFQFIGFLIKKSKIEINSTKDLDLSIKFKPSGKLNKVNSTFKLVLDILITEKNNELNIEVQSEGEFVYNNLTDERLNQFLYLNAPAILFPYIRSYITSLTALSGVSPIVLPTLNLSSLKDELKKNVTVVDKT, from the coding sequence ATGGAAAATTCAGAATTTCAATTTATTGGGTTTTTAATAAAAAAATCTAAGATAGAAATAAATAGTACTAAAGATTTGGACTTATCAATTAAGTTCAAACCTTCAGGTAAGTTGAATAAAGTTAATTCTACATTTAAATTAGTTTTGGATATTCTTATTACAGAAAAAAATAATGAACTAAATATAGAAGTTCAGTCAGAAGGAGAGTTTGTTTATAATAATTTGACTGATGAAAGATTAAATCAATTTTTGTATTTAAATGCACCAGCGATATTATTTCCTTACATAAGGTCATATATAACAAGTTTAACTGCTCTTTCAGGAGTTAGTCCAATAGTATTACCAACATTGAATTTAAGCAGTCTTAAAGATGAATTAAAAAAGAATGTTACTGTTGTAGACAAGACTTAA
- a CDS encoding acetyl-CoA hydrolase/transferase family protein has protein sequence MNHYLNIVTLEEAVSNVQSGDSVFFQGAAMTPNLLIDTLCNRYQELKDVKIIQIHTHGEAKFLTQPYSDSFKLISCFVGNNVRKGVNTNNGDYIPIFLSEIHILFRKHILPLDVAFIQVSPPDKHGYCSLGTSVDITLPAIQTAKKVVALVNSQVPRTHGDGIIHANQINFAVEVDQPIHQISNQNPTAIETKIGENVANLIEDGATLQMGIGNIPNAVLSNLENHKRLGIHTEMFSDGILPLIENGVITGEEKEIKTGKIVTSFAMGTQKLYDFIDDNPLVHFKEAGYTNDTSIIQLNPKVTAINSALEIDLTGQVCADSIGTYQYSGVGGQMDFIRGASLSKGGKAIIAMPSITQKGISKITPFLKQGASVTTTRAHVHYVATEYGVVNLFGKSLKERAKLLISIAHPNFREALEKEAHERFL, from the coding sequence ATGAATCATTATTTAAACATCGTTACTTTAGAAGAAGCTGTAAGCAATGTGCAATCTGGAGATAGTGTTTTTTTTCAAGGGGCAGCCATGACACCAAATTTATTAATTGATACGCTTTGTAATCGTTATCAAGAATTAAAAGATGTGAAAATTATTCAAATTCATACCCATGGAGAAGCCAAATTTTTAACCCAACCTTACAGCGATTCCTTTAAATTGATCAGTTGTTTTGTGGGCAATAATGTAAGAAAAGGAGTAAATACGAATAATGGCGATTATATTCCTATTTTTTTAAGTGAAATTCATATCCTTTTTAGAAAGCATATTTTGCCTTTAGATGTTGCTTTTATTCAAGTTTCTCCTCCCGATAAACATGGGTATTGTTCTTTAGGAACTTCAGTAGATATTACTTTACCTGCCATACAAACTGCAAAAAAAGTAGTGGCTTTGGTAAATTCACAAGTACCTAGAACGCATGGAGATGGAATTATACATGCCAATCAAATAAATTTTGCAGTTGAAGTAGATCAACCCATCCATCAAATCTCCAATCAAAATCCAACAGCTATTGAAACTAAAATTGGAGAAAATGTTGCTAATTTAATTGAAGATGGAGCCACTTTACAAATGGGAATTGGGAATATCCCCAATGCAGTTCTGAGTAATCTTGAAAACCATAAACGATTGGGTATTCATACGGAAATGTTTTCTGACGGAATATTACCCTTAATTGAAAATGGAGTAATTACAGGTGAAGAAAAGGAAATTAAAACCGGAAAAATTGTAACTTCATTTGCCATGGGAACTCAAAAATTATACGATTTTATAGATGATAATCCTCTTGTTCATTTTAAAGAGGCGGGGTATACAAACGATACTAGTATTATACAATTAAACCCAAAAGTTACTGCTATAAACAGTGCTTTAGAAATTGATTTAACTGGACAAGTCTGCGCAGATTCTATTGGTACGTATCAATATTCTGGAGTTGGAGGACAAATGGATTTTATTAGAGGCGCATCTTTATCTAAAGGCGGAAAAGCTATTATCGCCATGCCTTCTATCACCCAAAAAGGAATTTCTAAAATCACCCCTTTTTTAAAGCAAGGAGCAAGCGTAACCACCACAAGAGCTCATGTGCATTATGTTGCTACAGAATATGGCGTGGTAAATCTTTTCGGGAAAAGTTTAAAAGAACGTGCCAAACTATTAATTTCTATTGCACATCCCAATTTTAGAGAAGCTCTAGAAAAAGAAGCGCATGAACGGTTTTTGTAG
- a CDS encoding sugar MFS transporter, which produces MTSTSTNKSYKSAFIFLTILFFLWGFITVLVDSLVPRLKDVFEMSYAKTVLVQFAFFVAFFVFSLPAGFILSKIGYKKGIVLGLLTMALGCLLFYPAAAYRAFPVFLIGYFTLAGGITILQVAANPYVALLGSEDGASSRLNLSQAFNSLGTTIAPVVGALFLLSDSVKTSAEIDVLSAIEKSNYYIVEAETVQTPFLWIAFFIVVLAVVFLFIKLPKLMRESPKGGYVTLLKNKVLLMGALGIFVYVGAEVAIGSFLVNYFSDMNLAIIIKENETMMHIANTIASTFNKTFSGSDSKSLLGIFVIFYWGGAMIGRFVGAYLNTIMMPGKVLSIFAFLAIFMILISMNTIGLLSMWSILAVGLFNSIMFPTIFTLSLEGLGDLKAQASGLLCLAIVGGAIVPFIFGSLIDGYGFKTAFILTILCYGYILFYGRLKTRKI; this is translated from the coding sequence ATGACATCAACATCAACCAATAAATCATACAAAAGTGCCTTTATATTTTTAACAATCTTATTTTTTCTTTGGGGATTTATTACAGTTTTGGTTGATAGTTTAGTGCCAAGATTAAAAGATGTTTTTGAAATGTCTTATGCAAAAACAGTTTTGGTGCAATTTGCATTTTTTGTTGCATTCTTTGTGTTTTCATTACCGGCAGGTTTTATTTTGTCTAAAATAGGATATAAAAAAGGAATTGTTTTAGGGTTGTTAACCATGGCTTTAGGCTGTTTGTTATTTTATCCTGCAGCAGCTTACAGAGCATTTCCTGTTTTTTTAATTGGTTATTTTACGCTTGCTGGCGGAATTACAATTTTGCAAGTAGCGGCAAACCCTTATGTTGCTTTGTTAGGTTCTGAAGACGGCGCAAGTAGTCGTTTAAATTTATCGCAAGCATTTAACTCTTTAGGAACCACAATTGCGCCAGTTGTTGGGGCTTTATTTTTATTAAGCGATTCTGTAAAAACATCTGCAGAAATCGATGTATTGTCAGCAATAGAAAAATCAAATTACTATATAGTAGAAGCTGAAACTGTGCAAACTCCGTTTTTATGGATCGCATTTTTTATTGTTGTTTTAGCCGTTGTTTTTTTGTTTATTAAATTACCAAAATTAATGCGAGAAAGTCCGAAAGGAGGATATGTTACCTTGTTGAAAAACAAAGTGCTATTAATGGGCGCTTTAGGAATTTTCGTTTATGTTGGCGCAGAAGTTGCCATTGGTAGTTTTTTAGTAAATTATTTTTCTGATATGAATTTGGCTATCATCATTAAAGAAAATGAAACCATGATGCATATTGCAAACACAATTGCTAGTACTTTTAATAAAACATTTTCTGGATCGGATTCAAAATCTTTATTAGGGATTTTTGTAATATTCTATTGGGGAGGAGCAATGATTGGACGTTTTGTTGGTGCGTATTTAAATACAATTATGATGCCTGGAAAAGTGTTGAGTATTTTTGCTTTCTTAGCTATTTTCATGATTTTAATTTCAATGAATACAATAGGGTTACTTTCTATGTGGTCTATTTTAGCGGTGGGATTATTTAACTCCATTATGTTTCCAACTATTTTTACATTGAGTTTAGAAGGGTTGGGAGATTTAAAAGCACAAGCTTCTGGCTTGCTTTGTTTGGCAATTGTGGGCGGTGCTATTGTGCCTTTTATTTTCGGTAGTTTAATTGATGGTTATGGTTTTAAAACAGCGTTTATTTTAACCATTTTATGTTATGGCTATATTTTGTTTTATGGGAGGTTGAAAACAAGGAAAATATAG
- a CDS encoding GH92 family glycosyl hydrolase → MKLYKSFFYLSLLFFVGCTQDKIEEAKKDKKLISYVNPFIGTGGHGHTYPGATMPFGMMQLSPDTRLDGWDGCSGYHYSDTEIYGFSHTHLSGTGVSDYGDILLMPTNKLIFNNGADGKEGYKSKFSHENEEAEPGFYKVHLDDTNIDVALTLSKRSGMHQYNFPASDNQFVILDLVHRDKVLDAKINRISDTELTGYRFSEAWATDQRLFFAIETSHSFTDVLQSPPKKGLAGAQKIALNFINPNNEPVSIKIGISAVDIEGAKKNLEAEIGNQTFEEVKKTAQDFWEKQLEKIVVEDTNEDHKVNFYTSMYHVSIAPNLYQDVDGRYRGMDMKIHETKDFDYYTVFSLWDTYRAAHPLYTIIEQEKTNDFINTFLAKYDEGGIMPIWDLAANYTGCMIGYHAVPVIADAYLKGIRSYDVEKAFKAMKHSATRDKLGLDSYKNFGFIPVEKESESVSKTLEYAYDDWTIAQMAKSLGKEDDYKMYSERAQYYKNVFDPESQFMRGRFRNTWFAPFDPYEVNFNYTEANSWQYSFYVPQDITGFTKLLGGKAQLENQLDKLFTAEDKTSGSHQVDITGLIGQYAHGNEPSHHMAYLYNFVNKPGKTQEKVRQILTELYTNTPDGISGNEDCGQMSAWYIFSSLGFYPVTPGSNQYIIGSPLFEKATINLESGKSFTVEAKNQSEENKYIKSVKLNGENYEYSFINHSDIMNGGNLVFEMTNEPSNWGTKDKFIPSTKIDEHVIVASPFIAKGAIAFKGSTEVSLGNVDKEASVYYRLGSKGGFKKYEKPLTIAKFMNLAVYAEKAGIKSKTITTDFYKIDPNLKIDLLSDYANQYNAGGNNALIDGILGTEDFRTGTWQGYFDTDLVAVVDLGSQKEINEVSVSFLQDQRSWIFYPTEVTCLISSDNKNFEVGYYRIDNTTESDEVKIREIKIPFENKNIRYIKIIAKKLGKLPAWHLGYKHDGRSWLFVDEIQIK, encoded by the coding sequence ATGAAACTTTATAAATCTTTTTTTTATCTCTCCCTACTTTTTTTTGTGGGCTGTACACAAGACAAAATTGAAGAAGCAAAAAAAGACAAAAAGCTTATCTCTTATGTAAATCCGTTTATTGGAACCGGCGGTCATGGGCATACATATCCGGGTGCCACGATGCCTTTTGGGATGATGCAACTATCACCAGACACTCGTTTAGATGGTTGGGATGGTTGTTCTGGATACCATTATTCAGATACTGAAATTTACGGATTTTCACATACACATTTAAGCGGAACGGGAGTTTCTGATTATGGAGATATTTTATTAATGCCCACTAATAAACTAATTTTTAATAATGGCGCTGACGGAAAAGAAGGTTATAAAAGTAAATTTTCTCATGAGAATGAAGAAGCTGAACCGGGTTTTTATAAAGTCCATTTAGACGATACAAATATAGATGTTGCTTTAACGCTTTCTAAACGAAGTGGCATGCATCAATATAATTTTCCAGCTTCGGATAATCAGTTTGTAATTTTAGACTTAGTACACAGGGATAAAGTATTAGATGCAAAAATTAATAGAATTTCAGACACAGAATTAACAGGTTACCGTTTTTCCGAAGCTTGGGCAACAGACCAACGTTTATTTTTTGCCATCGAAACTTCCCATTCTTTTACTGATGTTTTACAATCACCACCTAAAAAAGGGTTGGCAGGAGCTCAGAAAATAGCTTTGAATTTTATCAATCCAAATAATGAGCCAGTTAGTATCAAAATAGGAATTTCGGCAGTGGATATAGAAGGTGCAAAGAAAAATTTAGAAGCCGAAATAGGAAATCAAACTTTTGAGGAAGTCAAAAAAACTGCACAAGATTTTTGGGAGAAACAATTAGAAAAAATTGTAGTAGAGGATACTAATGAAGATCATAAAGTCAATTTTTATACTTCCATGTATCATGTTTCCATCGCACCCAATTTGTATCAGGATGTAGATGGAAGATATCGAGGAATGGATATGAAAATTCATGAAACCAAAGATTTTGATTATTACACTGTTTTTTCTTTATGGGATACTTACCGGGCAGCTCATCCGCTGTATACAATCATAGAACAAGAAAAGACCAACGATTTTATCAACACTTTTTTGGCGAAATATGATGAAGGAGGCATCATGCCAATTTGGGATTTAGCCGCAAATTACACAGGTTGTATGATTGGCTATCACGCCGTGCCTGTAATTGCAGATGCGTATTTAAAAGGAATTAGAAGCTATGATGTGGAGAAAGCGTTTAAGGCGATGAAACATTCTGCAACTCGTGATAAATTAGGGCTAGATTCTTATAAAAACTTCGGATTTATTCCTGTTGAAAAAGAATCTGAATCGGTCTCTAAAACTTTGGAGTATGCCTATGACGATTGGACAATTGCACAAATGGCGAAGTCATTAGGGAAAGAAGATGATTATAAAATGTACTCAGAAAGAGCGCAATATTATAAGAATGTTTTTGACCCTGAAAGTCAATTTATGAGAGGACGTTTTAGAAATACTTGGTTTGCACCTTTTGATCCGTATGAAGTGAATTTTAATTATACAGAAGCAAATTCTTGGCAATACAGTTTTTACGTACCACAAGATATTACTGGATTTACAAAATTATTGGGAGGTAAAGCACAATTGGAAAATCAATTAGATAAATTATTTACGGCAGAAGATAAAACTTCTGGAAGTCACCAAGTAGATATTACAGGTTTGATTGGGCAATATGCACACGGAAACGAACCAAGTCATCACATGGCGTATTTGTATAATTTTGTAAATAAACCTGGCAAAACCCAAGAAAAAGTCCGTCAGATTTTAACAGAATTGTATACAAATACACCAGATGGGATTTCAGGAAACGAAGATTGTGGACAAATGAGTGCCTGGTATATTTTTAGTTCGCTGGGTTTTTATCCTGTTACGCCTGGTTCTAATCAATATATCATTGGTTCGCCTTTGTTTGAAAAAGCGACGATCAATCTAGAAAGCGGAAAATCATTTACAGTTGAAGCTAAAAATCAATCTGAAGAAAATAAATACATCAAATCTGTAAAACTCAATGGAGAAAATTATGAGTATTCTTTTATCAATCATTCTGATATTATGAATGGAGGAAATTTGGTTTTTGAAATGACAAATGAACCTTCAAATTGGGGGACAAAAGATAAATTTATTCCATCAACAAAAATTGATGAGCATGTAATTGTGGCTTCACCATTTATTGCAAAAGGAGCTATTGCTTTTAAAGGAAGTACAGAGGTTAGTTTAGGAAATGTAGACAAAGAAGCTAGTGTATATTATAGACTAGGTTCTAAAGGTGGATTTAAAAAATATGAGAAACCATTGACCATTGCTAAATTTATGAATTTAGCTGTATATGCTGAGAAAGCTGGAATTAAAAGCAAAACGATTACCACTGATTTCTATAAAATAGATCCAAATCTAAAAATTGATTTACTAAGTGACTATGCAAATCAGTACAATGCAGGAGGAAATAATGCTTTAATCGATGGAATCTTGGGAACAGAGGATTTTAGAACAGGAACCTGGCAGGGCTATTTTGATACAGATTTAGTGGCAGTTGTTGATTTAGGAAGTCAGAAAGAAATTAATGAAGTTTCGGTAAGTTTTTTGCAAGATCAAAGAAGTTGGATTTTTTATCCGACTGAAGTTACATGTTTAATTTCTTCTGATAATAAAAATTTTGAAGTTGGTTATTATAGAATAGATAATACAACAGAATCTGATGAAGTAAAAATTAGAGAAATTAAAATTCCTTTTGAGAATAAAAATATTAGATACATAAAAATCATCGCAAAAAAATTAGGCAAACTTCCAGCATGGCATTTAGGCTACAAACATGATGGTAGAAGTTGGTTGTTTGTTGATGAAATTCAAATTAAATAA
- a CDS encoding pyridoxal phosphate-dependent decarboxylase family protein gives MKSNPTLTLSKEEMKSYGYKIIDTIVDHFETQNSKSPVYQSTRAEMDALFLEEAPEQGEKIEDVLDFVVATVLKKTDILSHPKLYSFVPGPSNYISVMADTLATGFNIFSGGWANAPAAAELEIVTINWLLKLFKLPTKKGGGIFTSGGSMANLTALVTARWQKCGDDFSKAVIYLSDQTHSSNMKAIRTIGFKKEQVRIIPTDLEFKMSINKLKNAIAKDRLEDLDPFCVIGTAGATNTGTVDPLKEIAKICKEEKIWFHVDAAYGGAAILSKKGKSILTGIEKADSITVDPHKWFFQPYEMGCLLVRNHKWLSNTFTEKPEYLRDIEGNTSEINFYDHGIQLTRRFRALKFYMSIKSFGLQSFREAIDYSINLAKKTEEHLRKSTCWEIVSPATLGIINFRYHPLSENFSEKKLDVINQRISQEIISSEEAMLVTTILQNQIVLRMCLINPRTKFEDVLQTIQKCEEIGAKIQKKLNDITIYSS, from the coding sequence ATGAAATCAAACCCAACCCTCACACTATCCAAAGAAGAGATGAAAAGCTATGGATATAAAATAATAGACACCATTGTTGATCATTTTGAAACTCAAAACTCTAAAAGTCCAGTTTATCAATCAACAAGAGCAGAAATGGATGCTTTATTTTTGGAAGAAGCTCCTGAGCAAGGAGAAAAAATAGAAGATGTTTTAGATTTTGTAGTAGCAACTGTTTTAAAAAAAACGGACATTTTATCGCACCCAAAACTATACTCTTTCGTGCCAGGACCTAGCAACTATATTAGTGTAATGGCAGATACGTTGGCAACAGGTTTTAATATTTTTTCTGGCGGATGGGCAAACGCACCAGCTGCCGCCGAATTAGAAATTGTTACCATCAATTGGCTATTAAAACTTTTTAAATTGCCTACTAAAAAAGGAGGTGGAATTTTTACCAGTGGGGGTTCTATGGCAAACTTAACCGCTTTAGTTACCGCAAGATGGCAAAAATGTGGAGATGATTTTTCTAAAGCTGTAATTTATTTATCAGATCAAACCCATTCCTCGAACATGAAAGCCATCAGAACTATTGGTTTTAAAAAAGAGCAGGTAAGAATTATTCCTACAGATTTAGAATTTAAGATGTCTATAAACAAGCTTAAAAACGCTATTGCCAAAGACCGCTTAGAAGATTTGGATCCTTTTTGTGTTATTGGTACTGCGGGTGCAACAAATACTGGAACCGTAGATCCTTTAAAAGAAATCGCTAAAATTTGCAAAGAAGAAAAGATTTGGTTTCATGTTGATGCTGCATATGGTGGCGCTGCGATTTTATCAAAAAAAGGAAAAAGTATTTTAACAGGCATAGAGAAAGCAGACTCTATCACCGTAGATCCACATAAATGGTTTTTTCAACCCTACGAAATGGGCTGCTTATTAGTTAGAAATCATAAATGGTTAAGTAATACATTTACAGAAAAACCAGAATACCTAAGAGATATAGAAGGCAATACATCAGAAATTAATTTTTATGATCATGGTATTCAATTAACAAGGCGTTTTAGAGCTCTAAAATTTTATATGTCTATTAAAAGTTTCGGCTTACAATCTTTTAGAGAAGCCATAGATTATTCGATTAATTTAGCGAAAAAAACAGAAGAGCATCTTCGAAAAAGCACCTGTTGGGAAATTGTCTCTCCAGCTACTTTAGGAATTATTAATTTCAGATATCATCCTTTATCTGAAAATTTTTCTGAAAAAAAATTAGATGTTATCAATCAAAGAATCTCTCAAGAAATTATCTCTTCTGAAGAAGCTATGCTCGTGACCACTATTTTACAAAATCAAATTGTACTAAGAATGTGCTTGATCAATCCGAGAACTAAATTTGAGGATGTGCTTCAAACAATTCAAAAATGCGAGGAAATTGGCGCTAAGATCCAAAAAAAATTGAATGATATTACCATTTATAGTTCGTAA
- a CDS encoding HEPN domain-containing protein yields the protein MSFLNNKSDFNLEGAKVLIENNLFAPSVHCSYYSVFQKLKYKYITKASISYNVLTQNIIADKRNTHKYIIDEFCDFIQDRYKKRDIKNKINDLKAFRNQSDYDDIEINHSKSSLALAKSEELLKELKTL from the coding sequence TTGAGTTTTTTAAATAATAAATCAGATTTTAATTTAGAAGGAGCAAAGGTCTTAATTGAAAACAACCTTTTTGCTCCAAGTGTACATTGTTCATATTATTCTGTCTTTCAGAAGTTAAAGTATAAATATATTACAAAGGCAAGCATTTCTTATAATGTACTAACTCAAAATATAATTGCCGATAAGAGAAATACTCATAAATATATCATCGATGAATTTTGTGACTTTATTCAAGACAGATATAAAAAAAGAGATATTAAAAATAAAATAAATGATTTAAAAGCTTTCAGAAATCAATCAGACTATGATGATATAGAAATAAATCATAGTAAAAGTAGTCTGGCATTAGCTAAAAGCGAGGAATTATTAAAAGAATTAAAGACTTTATAA
- a CDS encoding isoaspartyl peptidase/L-asparaginase family protein: MKRRNFIKKASATGLGLVAVSSTFMSCDETKEDKKIVSPISEVIKPLVIATWKTDLAVETAAAVLEKGGTALEAVEQGCRIEEANEKGQSVGKGGLPDRDGDVTLDACIMNEKGDYGAVLGVKNIKHVISVARKVMEATPHVMLVGVGAEKFALSQGFKRENLLTEASKKAWEKWKIKSEYKPIINIENHDTIGMLAIDKKGNISGACTTSGLAYKMAGRVGDSPIIGGGLFVDNEIGGASATGLGEEVLKTVGSFLIVELMRQGKSPQEACEEAIGRIVNKPGKDFTNFQVGYIAVNKQGQTGAYSIHEWFSYNIYKNKKNQNIKSDYFNKV, translated from the coding sequence ATGAAAAGAAGAAACTTTATAAAAAAAGCATCAGCAACAGGTTTAGGATTGGTAGCAGTTTCATCAACTTTTATGAGTTGTGATGAAACCAAAGAAGATAAAAAAATAGTTTCACCAATTTCGGAAGTTATAAAACCATTGGTCATTGCAACTTGGAAAACAGATTTAGCCGTAGAAACTGCAGCGGCAGTTTTAGAAAAAGGAGGAACCGCTTTAGAAGCTGTTGAGCAAGGTTGTAGAATTGAAGAAGCCAATGAGAAAGGGCAGTCTGTGGGTAAAGGAGGTTTGCCAGATAGAGACGGGGATGTTACTTTAGATGCTTGTATTATGAATGAAAAAGGAGATTATGGAGCTGTTTTAGGTGTAAAAAACATTAAACATGTAATTTCCGTAGCTAGAAAAGTAATGGAAGCGACCCCTCATGTAATGTTAGTAGGTGTAGGAGCCGAAAAATTCGCCCTTTCACAAGGTTTTAAAAGAGAAAACTTGTTAACAGAAGCTTCTAAAAAAGCATGGGAAAAATGGAAAATTAAATCAGAATACAAACCGATTATCAATATCGAAAACCATGATACAATTGGTATGCTGGCGATTGACAAAAAAGGTAATATTTCGGGTGCTTGTACCACGAGTGGTTTGGCATATAAAATGGCAGGTAGAGTAGGAGATTCCCCTATTATTGGAGGTGGTTTATTTGTTGATAATGAAATTGGCGGAGCCTCTGCCACGGGTTTAGGTGAAGAAGTTTTAAAAACGGTGGGAAGTTTTTTAATTGTCGAATTAATGCGTCAAGGAAAATCACCGCAAGAAGCTTGTGAAGAAGCTATCGGAAGAATCGTAAACAAACCTGGAAAGGATTTTACTAATTTTCAAGTAGGATATATTGCCGTAAACAAACAAGGACAAACTGGCGCTTATTCCATTCACGAGTGGTTTAGTTATAATATTTATAAGAATAAGAAAAACCAAAATATCAAATCAGATTATTTTAACAAAGTATAA
- the yidC gene encoding membrane protein insertase YidC gives MEQKKFDYNSFIGMILLGGILLWYFNTNKPADIEELTTDQTVDSSAVAPNKITTSTYTDAFENDSIKKIAFQNKLGAFAQSAINGSEGSTVIQNNLVKLTIDNKGGQITEALIKNYKTYDSLPLYMIKDNNASFNINFGTTDNRILNTKDLFFEPVLSKNGENTVLSMKLKVSDSQFLEYRYEIKPKKYLVDFSIRSQGLSSVINSSNPINLDWALKGYRHEKSIKTENTMYSYYYYKAEDEVDYLNAGNTEIVNTLDWVAYKQHFFTSNLFTDTPFNNATITSTDLVDNEEIDTVFTKKYELKTALALTGGELNYNMKWFYGPSDYNLLSSEQFAGTDIDEIADLGWGIFGFLNRNLFYPVFNFLQNYMGNFGLIIILMTIVVRIFMSPLVYKSYLSSAKMKVIRPELTALNEKYPGKENAMKRQQETMAIQRKAGVSMMSGCIPAVLQMPVFFALFKFFPTNLALRQESFLWAPDLSSYDTIFQLPISIPFYGDHVSLFPILASIAIFFYMKMNQSQQANMQAPTQEGMPDMSKMMKYMIYFSPIMMLFFFNNYASSLSLYYFISNLLTIAIMLVIKNYVIDEDKIHAQIEENKKRPEKKKSKFRQKIDDAMKQAQAQQAQQKKK, from the coding sequence ATGGAACAAAAAAAATTCGATTACAATTCTTTTATTGGTATGATTCTTCTTGGAGGAATTCTGCTTTGGTATTTTAACACCAATAAACCAGCTGATATTGAAGAGTTGACAACTGACCAAACTGTAGATTCATCTGCAGTAGCCCCAAACAAAATTACAACTTCTACTTACACCGATGCTTTTGAAAACGATTCGATTAAAAAAATAGCATTTCAAAATAAACTAGGCGCTTTTGCACAAAGTGCTATAAATGGTTCAGAAGGTTCTACAGTAATACAAAACAATTTAGTAAAATTAACCATCGATAATAAAGGAGGTCAAATTACGGAAGCATTAATCAAAAATTACAAAACCTACGATTCGCTACCTTTATATATGATAAAAGATAATAATGCATCTTTTAACATTAATTTTGGAACTACAGACAACCGAATTTTAAACACCAAAGATTTATTTTTTGAGCCTGTTTTAAGTAAAAATGGAGAGAATACTGTTTTGTCCATGAAACTGAAAGTCTCAGATAGTCAGTTTTTAGAATACCGATATGAAATAAAACCAAAGAAATATTTGGTTGATTTTTCTATTCGGTCTCAAGGCTTAAGTTCGGTAATTAATTCTTCGAATCCAATCAATTTGGATTGGGCTTTGAAAGGATATAGACATGAAAAAAGTATTAAAACAGAGAATACCATGTATTCTTATTATTACTATAAAGCAGAAGATGAAGTTGATTACTTAAACGCTGGTAATACAGAAATTGTAAATACCTTAGATTGGGTTGCGTATAAACAACACTTTTTTACCTCTAATCTATTCACAGATACTCCGTTTAATAATGCCACGATCACTTCAACAGATTTAGTGGATAATGAAGAAATTGATACCGTTTTCACAAAAAAATATGAGTTAAAGACTGCTTTGGCTTTAACCGGTGGTGAATTAAATTATAACATGAAATGGTTTTATGGCCCGAGTGATTATAATTTGCTAAGTAGCGAACAATTTGCAGGAACAGATATCGATGAAATTGCCGATTTAGGCTGGGGTATTTTTGGTTTCTTAAACAGAAATTTATTTTATCCTGTCTTTAATTTCTTACAAAATTACATGGGCAACTTCGGGTTGATTATTATCTTGATGACCATTGTGGTTCGTATTTTTATGTCTCCTTTAGTATATAAATCGTATTTATCGAGTGCAAAAATGAAGGTAATAAGACCTGAATTAACGGCCTTAAACGAAAAATATCCTGGTAAAGAAAACGCCATGAAGCGTCAGCAAGAAACCATGGCAATTCAACGAAAAGCAGGAGTTAGTATGATGTCCGGCTGTATTCCGGCTGTTTTACAAATGCCAGTATTCTTTGCTTTGTTTAAGTTTTTTCCAACAAATTTAGCATTAAGACAAGAAAGTTTTTTATGGGCACCAGATTTATCTTCTTACGATACCATTTTTCAACTACCGATCTCTATTCCTTTTTATGGTGATCATGTTAGTTTATTTCCAATATTAGCGTCTATTGCTATTTTCTTTTATATGAAAATGAATCAAAGTCAGCAAGCAAATATGCAAGCACCAACGCAAGAAGGAATGCCAGATATGAGTAAAATGATGAAGTATATGATTTACTTCTCTCCTATTATGATGTTATTTTTCTTTAATAATTATGCAAGTTCATTGAGTTTGTATTACTTTATTTCTAACTTGTTAACTATTGCTATTATGTTAGTTATTAAGAATTATGTAATTGATGAAGATAAAATTCATGCTCAAATAGAAGAAAATAAAAAGCGTCCAGAAAAGAAGAAAAGTAAATTCCGTCAAAAAATTGACGATGCAATGAAACAAGCGCAAGCACAACAAGCACAACAGAAAAAAAAGTAA